From a region of the Betta splendens chromosome 5, fBetSpl5.4, whole genome shotgun sequence genome:
- the golga7 gene encoding golgin subfamily A member 7 isoform X2, giving the protein MAETHSLQDLQQPTVSSKVFVQRDYSSGTICKFQTKFPSELESRIDKQQFEETVQTLNNLYAEAEKLGGKSYLEGCLACLTAYTIFLCMETHYEKVLKKIGRFIKDQNEKIYAPRGLLLTDPIERGLRVVEITIFEDRSIGSGR; this is encoded by the exons ATGGCTGAG ACCCACAGTTTACAGGACCTCCAGCAGCCGACTGTGTCTTCCAAGGTGTTTGTCCAAAGAGACTACAGCTCAGGAACCATCTGCAAGTTCCAGACCAAGTTTCCCTCCGAGCTTGAGTCAAGG aTTGATAAGCAGCAGTTTGAGGAGACCGTCCAGACTCTGAACAACCTGTATGCTGAGGCAGAGAAGCTTGGGGGGAAGTCGTACCTGGAAGGCTGCCTGGCTTGTCTGACAGCGTATACCATTTTCCTCTGCATGGAAACACACTATGAAAAG GTGTTAAAGAAGATTGGCAGGTTTATTAAAGACCAGAATGAGAAGATATATGCTCCTCGAGGTTTGCTGCTGACAGACCCAATAGAGAGAGGCCTCCGAGTT GTGGAAATAACCATCTTTGAAGACAGAAGTATTGGCTCTGGTAGATAA
- the golga7 gene encoding golgin subfamily A member 7 isoform X3, producing the protein MTHSLQDLQQPTVSSKVFVQRDYSSGTICKFQTKFPSELESRIDKQQFEETVQTLNNLYAEAEKLGGKSYLEGCLACLTAYTIFLCMETHYEKVLKKIGRFIKDQNEKIYAPRGLLLTDPIERGLRVVEITIFEDRSIGSGR; encoded by the exons ATG ACCCACAGTTTACAGGACCTCCAGCAGCCGACTGTGTCTTCCAAGGTGTTTGTCCAAAGAGACTACAGCTCAGGAACCATCTGCAAGTTCCAGACCAAGTTTCCCTCCGAGCTTGAGTCAAGG aTTGATAAGCAGCAGTTTGAGGAGACCGTCCAGACTCTGAACAACCTGTATGCTGAGGCAGAGAAGCTTGGGGGGAAGTCGTACCTGGAAGGCTGCCTGGCTTGTCTGACAGCGTATACCATTTTCCTCTGCATGGAAACACACTATGAAAAG GTGTTAAAGAAGATTGGCAGGTTTATTAAAGACCAGAATGAGAAGATATATGCTCCTCGAGGTTTGCTGCTGACAGACCCAATAGAGAGAGGCCTCCGAGTT GTGGAAATAACCATCTTTGAAGACAGAAGTATTGGCTCTGGTAGATAA
- the r3hcc1 gene encoding R3H and coiled-coil domain-containing protein 1 has translation MASVLVGWTLNWSPLSLAALAFTCYDGTYLPKQENKFVHLVTDELETYQEKGERNSVLLFPPLPNRLRYLTHKAVEDWPEFTTFSVGEDWHRRVAVCHSELRVEVEEDRELDSNISACEDALRHKEEMENGYKPKHSVPSRNRGSKRPDKPLYMPRAARERLSLQNAQESTAESCPSCSSCVNSLSDSHNDTADATNSSSTSSQGSQPSVEASIISLTAEMSLHCPREEDQDRDQSGSCQSDMTRKNPDTDKKYDPTVPCDAQTEDTALDATDLTEEIKAHLKEAVVFSIDHVHHDYSSYENVCVDHEGFGHVIEIYNFPPLFKTEDLLDAFTEYSEGGMKIKWVDNTHALGVFSSESAALHALSICHPLLKTRALSEGSKKAKGKAIRRAEFIQPVKERPRTDSAVARRMVTRALGLRGRGRAQRY, from the exons ATGGCTTCTGTA CTAGTGGGCTGGACACTGAATtggtcccctctctctctggccGCCCTGGCGTTCACTTGTTACGATGGCACTTATCTCCCAAAGCAAGAGAATAAATTCGTGCATCTTGTTACGGACGAACTGGAAACGTACCAAGAGAAAGGCGAACGCAACAG CGTGCTCCTCTTCCCGCCTCTTCCTAACAGACTGCGGTATTTGACGCACAAGGCCGTAGAGGACTGGCCCGAATTCACCACCTTCTCCGTAGGAGAGGACTGGCATCGTAGAGTGGCGGTCTGTCATTCCGAGCTGAG GGTTGAGGTGGAGGAAGACCGTGAATTAGACAGCAACATCAGCGCGTGTGAAGATGCTTTGAGACACAAGGAAGAGATGGAGAACGGGTATAAGCCCAAACATTCGGTCCCATCTCGGAACCGAGGGTCCAAGAGACCGGACAAGCCCCTGTACATGCCCCGGGCTGCTCGGGAGAGACTTTCCCTGCAGAACGCTCAAGAATCCACTGCAGAGTCGTGTCCGTCTTGTAGTAGTTGTGTCAACAGTTTATCTGATTCCCATAATGACACTGCAGACGCCACAAACTCCTCATCCACATCCAGCCAGGGCTCACAACCCAGTGTAGAGGCCAGCATCATTAGTCTCACTGCAGAAATGTCTTTACATTGTCCTCGGGAGGAGGACCAGGACAGGGACCAGTCTGGTTCCTGTCAGTCAGATATGACTCGGAAGAACCCTGACACGGACAAGAAATATGATCCTACTGTGCCATGCGATGCTCAGACAGAAGACACCGCTTTAGATGCAACGGATTTAACTGAAGAG atcAAAGCACATCTGAAAGAGgctgttgtgttttccattGACCACGTTCACCATGATTATTCTTCATACGAGAATGTGTGCGTTGACCACGAGGGCTTTGGCCACGTCATTGAGATCTACAACTTCCCACCTTTGTTCAAAACGGAGGACCTCTTGGATGCTTTCACCGAGTACAG TGAAGGTGGAATGAAGATAAAGTGGGTGGACAACACACATGCCCTTGGGGTTTTCTCCAGTGAGTCAGCAG CACTCCACGCCCTGTCCATCTGCCACCCACTCCTAAAGACACGTGCGTTATCTGAAGGGAGCAAAAAAGCGAAAGGCAAGGCCATTAGACGAGCAG AGTTTATCCAGCCAGTGAAAGAACGTCCCAGGACGGACTCGGCTGTTGCCAGGCGGATGGTGACCAGAGCACTGGGGCTGAGGGGACGAGGACGAGCGCAGAGATATTAA
- the golga7 gene encoding golgin subfamily A member 7 isoform X1: MLAYTHSLQDLQQPTVSSKVFVQRDYSSGTICKFQTKFPSELESRIDKQQFEETVQTLNNLYAEAEKLGGKSYLEGCLACLTAYTIFLCMETHYEKVLKKIGRFIKDQNEKIYAPRGLLLTDPIERGLRVVEITIFEDRSIGSGR; encoded by the exons ATGTTAGCTTAC ACCCACAGTTTACAGGACCTCCAGCAGCCGACTGTGTCTTCCAAGGTGTTTGTCCAAAGAGACTACAGCTCAGGAACCATCTGCAAGTTCCAGACCAAGTTTCCCTCCGAGCTTGAGTCAAGG aTTGATAAGCAGCAGTTTGAGGAGACCGTCCAGACTCTGAACAACCTGTATGCTGAGGCAGAGAAGCTTGGGGGGAAGTCGTACCTGGAAGGCTGCCTGGCTTGTCTGACAGCGTATACCATTTTCCTCTGCATGGAAACACACTATGAAAAG GTGTTAAAGAAGATTGGCAGGTTTATTAAAGACCAGAATGAGAAGATATATGCTCCTCGAGGTTTGCTGCTGACAGACCCAATAGAGAGAGGCCTCCGAGTT GTGGAAATAACCATCTTTGAAGACAGAAGTATTGGCTCTGGTAGATAA
- the rplp0 gene encoding 60S acidic ribosomal protein P0 — protein sequence MPREDRATWKSNYFMKIIQLLDDYPKCFIVGADNVGSKQMQTIRLSLRGKAVVLMGKNTMMRKAIRGHLENNPALEKLLPHIKGNVGFVFTKEDLAEVRDLLLANKVPAAARAGAIAPCDVSVPAQNTGLGPEKTSFFQALGITTKISRGTIEILSDVSLIKTGDKVGASEATLLNMLNISPFSFGLIIQQVYDNGSVYSPEVLDITEASLHTKFLEGVRNIASVCLEIGYPTLASIPHSIINGYKRVLAVAVETDYSFPLADKVKAFLADPSAFAAVAAPAAAAAEAAAAPAAKEEVKEESEESDDDMGFGLFD from the exons ATGCCCAGGGAAGACAGGGCCACGTGGAAGTCCAACTATTTTATGAAAATCATC CAACTTCTGGATGATTATCCAAAATGCTTCATTGTCGGGGCAGACAATGTGGGCTCCAAGCAGATGCAGACCATCCGTCTGTCTCTTCGTGGCAAGGCTGTGGTGCTGATGGGTAAAAACACCATGATGCGCAAGGCCATCCGTGGCCACCTGGAGAACAACCCTGCTCTGGAGAA ACTCCTGCCCCATATTAAGGGGAATGTGGGCTTTGTCTTCACCAAGGAGGATTTGGCTGAGGTCAGGGACCTGCTCTTGGCTAACAAG GTTCCTGCTGCCGCCCGTGCTGGAGCCATTGCCCCCTGTGATGTAAGTGTGCCTGCCCAGAACACTGGTCTGGGTCCTGAGAAGACCTCCTTCTTCCAGGCTCTGGGTATCACCACAAAGATTTCCAGGGGAACCATTGAAATCTTG AGCGACGTCAGTCTGATCAAGACTGGTGACAAAGTTGGTGCCAGCGAGGCTACACTGCTGAACATGCTGAACATCTCCCCCTTCTCCTTCGGACTCATCATCCAGCAGGTGTATGACAATGGCAGTGTTTATAGTCCTGAGGTGCTTGACATCACAGAGGCTTCTCTGCATACAAAGTTCCTGGAG GGTGTCAGGAACATTGCTAGTGTCTGTCTGGAGATTGGCTACCCCACTCTGGCCTCCATCCCTCATTCCATCATCAATGGGTACAAGAGGGTCCTGGCTGTTGCTGTTGAAACTGACTACTCCTTCCCTCTGGCAGACAAG GTCAAGGCGTTCCTGGCTGACCCATCTGCTTTTGCTGCTGtagcagcacctgcagctgctgcagctgaggcagctgcagctccagctgcaaagGAAGAGGTTAAGGAGGAGTCTGAGGAATCAGATGATGATATGGGCTTTGGTTTGTTTGACTAA